GCTGATGGAGTCGGTCTTGCCGTGCACGATGGTGCCGGCGCCGGCGATGGTGGCGCCGAATGCGTAGCCGATCGCCTGGTGGCCCAGGCACACGCCCAGGATCGGCGTGCTGCCGGCGAAGCGGCGCACCGTGTCGACCGACACCCCGGCATCCTCCGGCCGCCCCGGCCCCGGCGAGATGATGATTCCCTCCGGCGCCAGCGCCTCCAGTTGCGCCACCGTCACGCGGTCGTTGCGGAACACCCGCACTTCCTTGTCGGTGAGCGACGACACGTACTGAAACAGGTTGTAGGTGAACGAATCGTAGTTGTCGATGATGACGTACATTGTATAAGGCCTCCCCGCGCCGGCGCCCGGCTACAACTGCACGCCCACGGCGGCGGCGAGCGCGCGCAGCTTGTTCTGCGTCTCCTCGAACTCGCTCTGCGGCACCGAGTCGTATACCACGCCGGCGCCGGCGTGCAGCACCAGCCGGCCTCCCTTCTTGACCGCCGAACGGATCGAGATGCAGGAGTCCAGCGTGCCGCCCGGCTCCACGTAGCCGACGATGCCGGCGTAGAAGCCGCGCGTCTCGCTCTCCAGGGCGTCGAGCGTCTCCATCGCCTGGATCTTGGGCGCGCCCGACACCGTGCCGGCGGGGAAGGTGGCGCGCACCGCGTCGGCGCCGGTCAGCCCGGGCCGCAGGTCCGCCTCCACCTGGGAGACGATGTGCATGACGTGCGAGTAGTGCTCGATCACGTTGCGCTCGGTCACCTCCACGCTGCCCGCCTCGGCCACCCGGCCCAGGTCGTTGCGCGCCAGGTCGACCAGCATCAGGTGCTCGGCCAGCTCCTTCTCGTCGGCGAGCAACTCCTCCTGCAGCGCCACGTCCTCGCGGTGGTCCCTGCCGCGCCGCCGCGTACCGGCGATCGGGCGCATCGCCGCGCGCCCGTCCGCCACCTTCACGTGCACCTCCGGCGACGCCCCGAACAACTGGAAGTCGCCGTAGTCGAGGTAGAACATGTAGGGCGACGGGTTGCTCGAGCGCAGGCTGCGGTACGCCTCCAGCGCCGGCAACTCGGTCTCGATCACCAGCCGCCGCGACAGCACCGCCTGGAACAGGTTGCCCTTGATTATCTCGCCGCGCAGGAACTCCACCCCGTCCAGGTACCACTCCTCGTCGCCGGAGCCGCACACCGTGGCGTTGGGGCGCGAACGCGACACCGCCATGAAGTTGAAGTCCAGGTCGTCGATGCGCCGCTCGGTCTCGTCGAGCGCCTCCTCGAGGTCGATGCGGTGCTCGCGGTAGTTCACCCCCACCAGGGTGAGCGAGTCGGTGTAGTGGTCGAACACCACGAACACGTGGCCGAACACGAAATAGGCGTCCGGCAGGTCGAGCGAGTCGGCCTTGGGGTGCAGGCGCACCGTGTCGAACTGCGCCGCGTACTCGTAGGACAGGTAGCCGATGCCCCCGACCGGAAACGGAAATGGATGCGCCCGTACCACCGGCAGCCGGCTGGTCCGCGACACGTAGGCGCCGGCATCCCCCGGCGGTGCCGCGTGCGCCGCCTCCGCGTGCTGGTCGGCGAAGTAGCGCAGCACGTCCAGAATGTCGCGCCCGGTGCTGTGCAGCCGGAAGCGCCGCCCGTCGCGGGTCATGGTGATGTCGCCCTTGCGCTCCTGGATGGTGAACGCGGGCTTCAGCAGCAGGATGCTGTAGCGCTCGCGGCCGCGGTGGAAGGAGGCTGACTCCAGCAACACCTTGGCGTTCAGCTTGCGCGCCAGGGTATAGGGCGTGAAGCGCTCGCCCGGAATGGTCCGTAGCAGGACGTCTGTATTACTCATGATGGTATTACTCATGATGCTCCTCGTCGGTCTGTTCGCCGGGCCGGGCTGCCGGGGGGAAGCGGACTCAGGGGAGGGCGGCTCAGGCAAAAGAAAGAGCCGCCGGCCCTGGTCAACCCTGCAACCAGAACCCGCGGCTCCCGGGCGCAACGCGCCCGTCGACGTGGCGTCCCGGTTATCCCGAGACCCACCACCAGAGATGGCTTGCCGCCGCCGTAATCATGCCCGGTAACCTAACCACCCCGCCGCGGTACGTCAACCCCCTTCAACCCGCACCACCCGCACCACCCGCACCACCCGCATCTACCCGCACCCGCCCGCACCCGCCGATCACAAGGTGCGTGGCCGAGCAGCCGATATTCTAGCAAGGGGGCCGGAAATCCGGGTGAGGGGTGAGGAAGCGCCGACGGAAGGCGCCTCTCGGGAATCTCGCCGGTAGACGGACACACGAGGCTGGAACGCATCGGGATAGTGCGGAGAGCGCTGCGGGGCACCACGAGACGGCCCCGGCGGTGGACGTGGGTGTGGGTGTTGCTGGTGGTGTTCGCGAACCTGGGATTGTCGATGGGAGTGATCCTGACGAAGGATGAACGGCTGGCGGAGGTCGAACAGCGGCTCGAGCTGGCGATGCTGGGCCCGGACGAATGGCGCGACGAGCTGACCGCGGTGCGCAGCGAGCTGGCCGCGGTGCGCGGCGAGCTGGGGACGGAGGTGGCGAACCTGCGCGGCGTCCTGACCGAGTTGCATCGCGAAGTGGGCGTGGGCAACGCGGACTTGCGGCGCGGCCTGGACGCGCTCGGAGAGCGGGTGGACCGCATCGAGGGAATCGCGGCCTTGCCGCGGGAGTCGCGGGCGGACGCAGCGCGCGGCGGGCGCGGGGCCACAAACGTCCCACGACCGGGCCCGGTCCGTGCCGAAGTCCCCGAGTTCGATGGCGGCGCCGACGAGCAGTCGCCGATCTGGTAGCCGGGGACTGAGGCCGCGGGCCAGGCACCGCCTTCTCTGCCAGCGCCGCGGTCGAGCTTGACCGTGGTGCAGGCGGGGGACAAAGTTGTCCGGCAACGGGCCGAGCGGATCCGCAACCCGCCGCTCACGAGACTTGCAGCATGGCGACCGCGTATCCACAGATTCCCTACGGCTGGGCCGACTTCGAGGCGATGCGCCGCGAACGCTGCCTCTACGTCGACAAGACGCGGTTTCTGCACGAGCTGGAGCACGAGCGCCATGCCGTCCTGATCCGGCCGCGCGGGAGGCGCAGGTGCAGTTGCGGCAGTACCTCGCCGACCCACCCCTGGCGCGCCAATACCCGGCGGTGCAGTTCACCGGCCTGGCGATCGTATTCCACGGCTGGGAGATGGTATTCAGCGACGCGGTGGCGTAGCCAAGATCCGTGCGTGGAAGTTGTCTTCCCCGAATCCGGGGCATATGATCCCCGAATGAACCTCGACCAACTACCCGCGGCAGCCGCACGGCCGGAGAACCGAGACATCCCCCCACAGCCGGAGACACTCCGGCGCACAGTCATATTTCTCGACATCGATGGCGTCTTGCAGCCGCCCTCGAGCCAGCGACGCTTCAAGCATGACCTGGAGGAACTGCGCCGCTCCCTGGCCGGCAGATTCGACGATGAGATCTATCTGGGCATGGACAAGTACGACCTTGGGGCGGTTTGCTTCGACTGGGACAGCGAAGCGGTCGAACGACTGCGCTCG
This Spirochaetaceae bacterium DNA region includes the following protein-coding sequences:
- a CDS encoding chorismate-binding protein — translated: MSNTDVLLRTIPGERFTPYTLARKLNAKVLLESASFHRGRERYSILLLKPAFTIQERKGDITMTRDGRRFRLHSTGRDILDVLRYFADQHAEAAHAAPPGDAGAYVSRTSRLPVVRAHPFPFPVGGIGYLSYEYAAQFDTVRLHPKADSLDLPDAYFVFGHVFVVFDHYTDSLTLVGVNYREHRIDLEEALDETERRIDDLDFNFMAVSRSRPNATVCGSGDEEWYLDGVEFLRGEIIKGNLFQAVLSRRLVIETELPALEAYRSLRSSNPSPYMFYLDYGDFQLFGASPEVHVKVADGRAAMRPIAGTRRRGRDHREDVALQEELLADEKELAEHLMLVDLARNDLGRVAEAGSVEVTERNVIEHYSHVMHIVSQVEADLRPGLTGADAVRATFPAGTVSGAPKIQAMETLDALESETRGFYAGIVGYVEPGGTLDSCISIRSAVKKGGRLVLHAGAGVVYDSVPQSEFEETQNKLRALAAAVGVQL